A portion of the Gossypium arboreum isolate Shixiya-1 chromosome 8, ASM2569848v2, whole genome shotgun sequence genome contains these proteins:
- the LOC108483650 gene encoding conserved oligomeric Golgi complex subunit 6 isoform X2, whose translation MVTGGLAPGLSRKLKKVLECRTDTSEVLASLNTLSTFYTENTPQARRNLRSTIEKRSLQINLDFLRASQAAQLALDRVEGEVNSLADCCDKIAKALSSCSASTGDIINTTERLNQELEVTTQKQQIVSYFLRDYQLSPQEISALRDEELNENFFKALSHVQEIHANCKILLRTHHQRAGLELMDMMAMYQEGAYERLCRWVQAECRKLGDNDNPEVGDLLKTAVRCLKERPVLFKYCAEEVANMRHNALFRRFISALTRGGPGGMPRPIEVHAHDPLRYVGDMLGWLHQALASERELVLALLDPDALIETGSAANPFNKNVENDFGKIEADLTFVLDRIFEGVCRPFKVRVEQVLQSQPSLIISYKLSNTLEFYSYTISDLLGRETSLCNTLWALKDAAQKTFFEILKSCGEKLLRYPPLVAVDLSPAPAVREGVSVLLEIIDTYNSMMVPASGKKPPFDPVISALLDPIIQMCEQAAEAHKSKGAGHSSRRSRMSSDSGQLSKSAVDAILSNNNSATFSQNTEAPSKIFLINCLCAIQQPLLGHEVAAEYAKKLGTTIDNHVNVLVEKEVDTILRRCDLSTKMHYFHNWFNEDTTAGTPLAELEDTTPASLSECLKAFFGFILGSDSSLPEFEQMQVPKLRSDACIQVAKSLADTYELIYNAIMDPKNKYPDPKSLARHPPDQIRTILGI comes from the exons atggtgACAGGGGGGCTTGCTCCGGGGCTGTCGCGTAAACTGAAGAAGGTATTGGAATGCCGGACTGATACCTCCGAAGTTTTGGCTTCTCTCAATACTCTCTCCACTTTCTACACCGAAAACACCCCCCAGGCGCGTCGCAATCTCAGATCCACCATTGAGAAGCGCTCTCTCCAAATCAACCTCGATTTCCTCCGTGCTTCCCAGGCTGCTCAACTCGCTTTAGATCGAGTCGAGGGCGAGGTTAATTCCCTCGCCGACTGCTGCGATAA GATTGCGAAGGCGTTGAGCAGTTGCAGTGCTAGCACCGGTGATATTATCAATACAACCGAGAGGTTGAACCAGGAACTTGAAGTTACCACTCAGAAGCAGCAGATAGTCTCCTACTTCCTTCGAGATTATCAGCTTTCTCCTCAAGAG ATTAGTGCATTGAGAGATGAAGAGCTGAACGAAAATTTCTTCAAGGCACTTTCTCACGTTCAAGAAATTCATGCCAATTGCAAAATACTTCTCAGGACCCATCATCAG CGTGCTGGGTTGGAGCTGATGGATATGATGGCTATGTATCAAGAAGGAGCTTATGAGCGACTATGCAG GTGGGTTCAGGCAGAATGTAGGAAACTGGGTGATAATGATAATCCAGAAGTTGGTGACCTTTTGAAAACAGCTGTGCGCTGCCTCAAGGAAAGGCCTGTCCTTTTCAAGTATTGTGCAGAAGAG GTAGCAAATATGAGACATAATGCATTATTTAGAAGATTTATAAGTGCTCTTACACGAGGAGGACCGGGTGGGATGCCAAGACCAATAGAAGTGCATGCTCATGATCCCTTACGTTATGTTGGAGACATGCTAGGATGGTTACATCAG GCCTTGGCATCAGAACGTGAGCTTGTGCTTGCTTTACTTGATCCTGACGCATTGATAGAAACTGGATCTGCTGCAAACCCGTTCAACAAGAATGTGGAGAATGATTTTGGAAAGATTGAAGCAGACTTGACATTTGTTCTGGATAGAATTTTTGAAGGAGTTTGCCGGCCTTTTAAAGTGAGAGTTGAGCAAGTTTTACAGTCACAACCTAGTCTTATAATCTCTTATAAACTTAGTAACACGCTAGAGTTCTACAGCTACACT ATATCAGATCTACTGGGGAGAGAGACATCTCTCTGCAATACGCTTTGGGCACTCAAAGATGCTGCTCAGAAAACATTCTTTGAAATTCTGAAAAGCTGCGGGGAAAAGCTTTTACGATATCCTCCCCTTGTTGCTGTTGATCTTTCACCTGCACCAGCTGTAAGGGAAGGAGTCTCTGTGCTGCTTGAGATAATTGACACATATAACAGCATGATGGTTCCTGCTTCAGGGAAAAAGCCACCTTTTGATCCGGTTATATCTGCTTTACTTGATCCAATTATTCAG ATGTGTGAGCAAGCAGCAGAGGCACATAAATCAAAGGGAGCTGGCCACTCATCAAGAAGAAGTCGAATGAGTTCCGACTCGGGCCAGCTTAGTAAATCTGCAGTTGATGCAATTTTGTCAAATAACAACTCTGCTACTTTCTCTCAG AATACTGAAGCTCCATCCAAGATCTTCCTTATCAATTGCTTGTGTGCTATTCAACAACCATTACTCGGACATGAGGTTGCAGCTGAATATGCAAAGAAACTTGGCACTACGATTGATAATCATGTAAATGTTCTCGTGGAAAAAGAAGTTGACACAATTCTTAGAAGATGTGATTTATCAACGAAGATGCATTACTTCCATAATTGGTTTAACGAGGATACAACAGCTGGGACGCCATTGGCTGAGTTAGAAGACACAACTCCAGCTTCTCTTTCAGAGTGTTTGAAGGCCTTTTTCGGATTTATTTTGGGAAGTGACAGTTCGCTGCCTGAGTTTGAACAAATGCAAGTTCCAAAGTTGCGTTCTGATGCGTGTATACAGGTAGCTAAGTCATTAGCAGACACTTATGAGCTTATTTACAATGCAATCATGGATCCCAAAAACAAATACCCAGATCCCAAATCACTGGCAAGGCATCCTCCAGATCAAATAAGAACCATTTTGGGAATATGA
- the LOC108483650 gene encoding conserved oligomeric Golgi complex subunit 6 isoform X1 translates to MVTGGLAPGLSRKLKKVLECRTDTSEVLASLNTLSTFYTENTPQARRNLRSTIEKRSLQINLDFLRASQAAQLALDRVEGEVNSLADCCDKIAKALSSCSASTGDIINTTERLNQELEVTTQKQQIVSYFLRDYQLSPQEISALRDEELNENFFKALSHVQEIHANCKILLRTHHQRAGLELMDMMAMYQEGAYERLCRWVQAECRKLGDNDNPEVGDLLKTAVRCLKERPVLFKYCAEEVANMRHNALFRRFISALTRGGPGGMPRPIEVHAHDPLRYVGDMLGWLHQALASERELVLALLDPDALIETGSAANPFNKNVENDFGKIEADLTFVLDRIFEGVCRPFKVRVEQVLQSQPSLIISYKLSNTLEFYSYTISDLLGRETSLCNTLWALKDAAQKTFFEILKSCGEKLLRYPPLVAVDLSPAPAVREGVSVLLEIIDTYNSMMVPASGKKPPFDPVISALLDPIIQMCEQAAEAHKSKGAGHSSRRSRMSSDSGQLSKSAVDAILSNNNSATFSQVNKNTEAPSKIFLINCLCAIQQPLLGHEVAAEYAKKLGTTIDNHVNVLVEKEVDTILRRCDLSTKMHYFHNWFNEDTTAGTPLAELEDTTPASLSECLKAFFGFILGSDSSLPEFEQMQVPKLRSDACIQVAKSLADTYELIYNAIMDPKNKYPDPKSLARHPPDQIRTILGI, encoded by the exons atggtgACAGGGGGGCTTGCTCCGGGGCTGTCGCGTAAACTGAAGAAGGTATTGGAATGCCGGACTGATACCTCCGAAGTTTTGGCTTCTCTCAATACTCTCTCCACTTTCTACACCGAAAACACCCCCCAGGCGCGTCGCAATCTCAGATCCACCATTGAGAAGCGCTCTCTCCAAATCAACCTCGATTTCCTCCGTGCTTCCCAGGCTGCTCAACTCGCTTTAGATCGAGTCGAGGGCGAGGTTAATTCCCTCGCCGACTGCTGCGATAA GATTGCGAAGGCGTTGAGCAGTTGCAGTGCTAGCACCGGTGATATTATCAATACAACCGAGAGGTTGAACCAGGAACTTGAAGTTACCACTCAGAAGCAGCAGATAGTCTCCTACTTCCTTCGAGATTATCAGCTTTCTCCTCAAGAG ATTAGTGCATTGAGAGATGAAGAGCTGAACGAAAATTTCTTCAAGGCACTTTCTCACGTTCAAGAAATTCATGCCAATTGCAAAATACTTCTCAGGACCCATCATCAG CGTGCTGGGTTGGAGCTGATGGATATGATGGCTATGTATCAAGAAGGAGCTTATGAGCGACTATGCAG GTGGGTTCAGGCAGAATGTAGGAAACTGGGTGATAATGATAATCCAGAAGTTGGTGACCTTTTGAAAACAGCTGTGCGCTGCCTCAAGGAAAGGCCTGTCCTTTTCAAGTATTGTGCAGAAGAG GTAGCAAATATGAGACATAATGCATTATTTAGAAGATTTATAAGTGCTCTTACACGAGGAGGACCGGGTGGGATGCCAAGACCAATAGAAGTGCATGCTCATGATCCCTTACGTTATGTTGGAGACATGCTAGGATGGTTACATCAG GCCTTGGCATCAGAACGTGAGCTTGTGCTTGCTTTACTTGATCCTGACGCATTGATAGAAACTGGATCTGCTGCAAACCCGTTCAACAAGAATGTGGAGAATGATTTTGGAAAGATTGAAGCAGACTTGACATTTGTTCTGGATAGAATTTTTGAAGGAGTTTGCCGGCCTTTTAAAGTGAGAGTTGAGCAAGTTTTACAGTCACAACCTAGTCTTATAATCTCTTATAAACTTAGTAACACGCTAGAGTTCTACAGCTACACT ATATCAGATCTACTGGGGAGAGAGACATCTCTCTGCAATACGCTTTGGGCACTCAAAGATGCTGCTCAGAAAACATTCTTTGAAATTCTGAAAAGCTGCGGGGAAAAGCTTTTACGATATCCTCCCCTTGTTGCTGTTGATCTTTCACCTGCACCAGCTGTAAGGGAAGGAGTCTCTGTGCTGCTTGAGATAATTGACACATATAACAGCATGATGGTTCCTGCTTCAGGGAAAAAGCCACCTTTTGATCCGGTTATATCTGCTTTACTTGATCCAATTATTCAG ATGTGTGAGCAAGCAGCAGAGGCACATAAATCAAAGGGAGCTGGCCACTCATCAAGAAGAAGTCGAATGAGTTCCGACTCGGGCCAGCTTAGTAAATCTGCAGTTGATGCAATTTTGTCAAATAACAACTCTGCTACTTTCTCTCAGGTTAATAAA AATACTGAAGCTCCATCCAAGATCTTCCTTATCAATTGCTTGTGTGCTATTCAACAACCATTACTCGGACATGAGGTTGCAGCTGAATATGCAAAGAAACTTGGCACTACGATTGATAATCATGTAAATGTTCTCGTGGAAAAAGAAGTTGACACAATTCTTAGAAGATGTGATTTATCAACGAAGATGCATTACTTCCATAATTGGTTTAACGAGGATACAACAGCTGGGACGCCATTGGCTGAGTTAGAAGACACAACTCCAGCTTCTCTTTCAGAGTGTTTGAAGGCCTTTTTCGGATTTATTTTGGGAAGTGACAGTTCGCTGCCTGAGTTTGAACAAATGCAAGTTCCAAAGTTGCGTTCTGATGCGTGTATACAGGTAGCTAAGTCATTAGCAGACACTTATGAGCTTATTTACAATGCAATCATGGATCCCAAAAACAAATACCCAGATCCCAAATCACTGGCAAGGCATCCTCCAGATCAAATAAGAACCATTTTGGGAATATGA